The Lampris incognitus isolate fLamInc1 chromosome 17, fLamInc1.hap2, whole genome shotgun sequence genome contains a region encoding:
- the LOC130127325 gene encoding zinc finger protein Pegasus-like — MEDIKAEPVDFVKEFQEYLTQQTQHVNMISGSVCGDKESEESFLAASKSEQNGLDPPSVEVSLSLEDGSDAQMDGLERTCDGKYKCSYCNYANKGMARLIEHIRIHTGEKPHRCQLCPFASAYERHLEAHMRSHTGEKPYKCDLCAFRCSDRSNLSHHRRRRHKLLPARAVRPPFNKRMLSVLQKRTSSLGFGRRLLINFSPPSMVVPKLDYLNDMSRNLNNHLTSNEYKNMTKAHESAGSCMGANSLTTDSPLDQLSTLAGQLADLPPESQTLVSPDQMSCKDEKPILIPQVSGAPVAVSTNGVYRKPSNEESQPSGHKDYSTGAGPSLDQSAYTLSASVSNSQPSAPDETTQDQKLFYNCNHCDIHFSDNILYTIHMGGHGYEHPFQCNICGNMCKDKYDFACHFVHGHHKK; from the exons ATGGAAGATATAAAGGCTGAGCCTGTGGATTTTGTGAAGGAATTCCAAGAATACCTAACACAGCAAACCCAGCATGTGAACATGATCTCTGGCTCTGTTTGTGGAGACAAAGAATCAGAAGAATCATTTCTAGCTG CATCAAAGAGTGAACAGAATGGTCTGGACCCTCCATCTGTGGAAGTGAGCCTGTCGCTGGAGGATGGATCAGATGCTCAGATGGATGGCTTAGAGAGGACCTGTGATGGAAAGTACAAGTGTAGTTATTGTAATTATGCCAACAAAGGCATGGCTCGTCTTATAGAGCACATCCGTATCCACACAG GAGAAAAGCCTCATCGCTGCCAGCTGTGCCCGTTTGCCTCAGCTTACGAGCGCCACTTGGAAGCCCACATGCGCTCTCACACGGGAGAGAAACCATACAAGTGCGACCTCTGTGCCTTCCGCTGCAGCGACCGCAGCAACCTTTCTCACCACCGCCGCCGGCGCCACAAGCTTCTGCCCGCAAGGGCCGTGCGCCCGCCGTTCAACAAGCGAATGCTCAGTGTCCTGCAGAAGAGGACGAGCTCTTTGGGCTTTGGCAGACGGCTTCTCATCAACTTCAGCCCTCCTTCAATGGTGGTACCAAAGTTAGATTATCTGAATGACATGTCTCGCAACCTGAACAACCATTTGACCAGCAATGAGTATAAGAACATGACTAAGGCACACGAGAGCGCTGGCAGCTGCATGGGTGCCAACAGTTTGACAACAGACAGCCCACTGGACCAGCTGTCCACACTTGCTGGCCAATTGGCTGACTTACCTCCAGAGTCCCAGACTCTGGTGTCCCCAGACCAGATGTCCTGTAAGGATGAGAAACCCATCCTCATACCACAGGTCTCAGGAGCACCAGTTGCTGTTTCGACGAATGGAGTCTATCGGAAACCCTCTAACGAGGAGTCTCAACCTTCAGGGCACAAGGATTACAGCACTGGGGCAGGGCCCAGCCTTGACCAGAGTGCATATACTTTATCAGCAAGTGTGAGCAATAGCCAGCCTAGTGCACCTGACGAGACCACACAAGACCAAAAGCTGTTTTATAATTGCAACCATTGTGATATTCACTTTTCAGATAACATCCTTTACACCATTCACATGGGTGGTCATGGCTATGAGCATCCATTCCAGTGTAACATCTGTGGCAACATGTGCAAAGACAAATATGACTTTGCATGTCACTTTGTTCATGGACATCATAAAAAGTGA
- the LOC130127326 gene encoding L-seryl-tRNA(Sec) kinase yields MDVGGCVRRACLCVLCGLPAAGKSTLARNLGGVATERGWRVVAVCYDDLIPSSALHVKVLEEGEGSHRAQTEWKSHRQAVLRRVEEFLKNPRTSADPSASCLINGNAWRRCTRGLLQSSASTDSSQTDHPPILILLDDNFYYPSMRYEAYQLAKKCLLGYCQVYLQCPVESCIRRNQSRPEPLPDEVISEMAKRLEPPNPQKNSWEKNSIELNCTNGLLEQEIQRLLELISFALSNPLSPVEDHTEQKEADRLKCANNVIHQTDQACRRLVSEAMKHAREKEVPPEHMRTLATELNESKSRFLTNLRKRFLQDLLIHQEEDIDVKHVVKTALEAFNRDKKEILSRVFIDE; encoded by the exons ATGGATGTCGGCGGTTGCGTTCGGCGAGCATGTCTCTGTGTTCTCTGCGGTTTACCGGCGGCGGGGAAATCGACGCTGGCACGAAACCTCGGCGGCGTGGCGACGGAGCGGGGCTGGAGAGTCGTGGCGGTGTGTTACGATGATTTGATCCCCAGTAGCGCTCTCCATGTCAAAGTGTTGGAAGAGGGTGAAGGGTCGCACCGAGCG CAAACTGAGTGGAAGTCGCACAGACAAGCAGTACTGCGGCGCGTTGAGGAGTTTTTGAAGAATCCGCGTACTTCGGCAGATCCATCCGCCAGCTGCCTTATTAATGGCAACGCCTGGAGGAGGTGCACCCGAGGCTTGCTGCAGTCATCCGCATCTACGGACAGCTCCCAGACAGACCACCCACCGATACTCATTCTGCTGGATGACAACTTTTACTACCCAAGCATGAGATATGAAGCGTACCAGCTTGCCAAAAAGT GTTTGCTGGGGTACTGTCAAGTGTATCTGCAGTGTCCCGTGGAGTCATGCATCCGCAGAAACCAAAGCAGGCCCGAACCACTGCCCGATGAGGTGATATCCGAGATGGCAAAGCGCTTAGAGCCTCCAAATCCACAGAAGAACTCGTGGGAGAAGAACAGCATTGAGCTTAACTGTACAAATGGCTTGCTTGAACAAGAGAT TCAGAGGTTATTGGAGTTGATCTCTTTTGCATTAAGCAACCCACTCAGCCCAGTTGAGGACCACACTGAACAAAAG GAGGCTGACCGCCTGAAATGTGCCAACAATGTGATTCACCAAACTGATCAGGCCTGTCGACGCTTGGTCTCCGAGGCCATGAAGCACGCCAGAG AAAAAGAAGTGCCACCTGAACACATGAGGACTCTGGCAACTGAGCTGAATGAATCCAAAAGCAGATTTCTCACCAACCTGCGGAAGCGGTTCCTTCAAGATCTGCTCATCCACCAAGAAGAGGATATTGATGTAAAGCATGTGGTGAAAACGGCACTGGAAGCTTTTAATCGGGATAAAAAGGAAATCTTGTCGAGAGTTTTCATTGACGAATGA
- the zgc:174164 gene encoding disintegrin and metalloproteinase domain-containing protein 9, producing MCVLARIVSPKSVLVAFFLGSLATSQSEDVINGLTLRLSKYTVVNPQIIHRWSRSASRPSESERDEKVSYALHINNRKHFLHLKKNKDFLSPNFVQYLQDESGHRKPTHLRPHVHCYYHGQVEGNENSLVALSTCSGLRGVILLNNESYGVEPVPRSQTNDHLLYLLKDVQSEPFVCGVTSEASSSTSYSPFDPGRSITSLLRAKRNLPEPRYVELVLVADNLRYKFKKENETAVREEMVEMANLLDGYYKQLNIRVVLVGLEVFKAGNPFSVEGSAGEVLGRFVKWRKETLLPRIRHDVGQLIVGRSGAYGNGVLGMAFVGTVCSVATSGGINVFSGDELPYVSTVVAHEMGHNMGMNHDNDRCNCNGGACIMAAFASGSTKFSTCSGDDFERLIIRGGGVCLKNQPSQSDVVGVAKCGNGLIEEEEQCDCGTPEECKDKCCDAATCKFTRGSACAGGDCCSNCQIEVAGTPCRESANTCDLPEYCNGRSAFCPEDFHVMDGLPCQSNAAYCYEGRCQTYDYQCKNLFGPAATKAADICFQTANTRGNLFGNCGITSNGQYIKCNVANAMCGKVQCTNVDVNNPPHGAHVSIQIVDGSSCVNADFNLGTDVLDPAYVNSGSPCAEGKTCQDFKCMNASGLLSNLDCDAKSTCNSNGVCNDQGHCHCDNGWAPPICDRSGRGGSVDSGPAQIDYSLRNGLLIFFLLVVPILVLIILALLYVFRRDSLDRCLKGSRARRHRARNAQHGQTNGNTTANATTKRVPPAKPESPPPSQVQLPGFRYGETDYWNTDTNAAATHPPAHLQGPGVPKPIPPKQTT from the exons ATGTGTGTCTTAGCAAGGATCGTGAGCCCTAAATCTGTTTTAGTTGCCTTTTTTCTCGGCTCCCTCGCCACAAGTCAGAGCGAAG ACGTCATCAATGGACTAACGTTAAGGCTTTCCAAGTACACAGTTGTGAATCCTCAAATCATTCATAGATGGTCGAGGAGTGCCAGCAGACCATCAGAGTCAGAG AGGGATGAAAAGGTCTCATACGCACTTCACATAAACAACAGAAAGCACTTCCTTCATCTAAAAAAGAACAA GGACTTTTTATCTCCAAACTTTGTTCAGTATCTTCAAGACGAGAGTGGTCACCGCAAGCCCACACATCTGAGGCCGCAT GTGCATTGCTATTATCATGGACAGGTGGAGGGAAATGAGAACTCGCTGGTAGCGCTCAGTACATGCTCAGGCCTTAG GGGTGTGATCCTGCTCAACAATGAGAGCTATGGAGTTGAACCAGTCCCCCGGTCTCAGACCAACGACCATCTTCTGTATCTCCTGAAGGACGTTCAGTCGGAGCCTTTCGTCTGTGGCGTTACCAGTGAGGCCTCGTCCTCCACAAGTTATTCCCCCTTTGATCCGGGCCGCTCCATCACCTCACTTCTGCGG GCAAAGCGCAATTTACCTGAACCCAGATATGTGGAGTTGGTGCTGGTTGCCGATAATCTCAGG TATAAATTCAAGAAAGAAAATGAGACGGCGGTGCGAGAAGAGATGGTGGAAATGGCGAATCTCCTGGACGGG TATTACAAGCAGCTTAACATCCGCGTGGTGCTGGTGGGCCTGGAGGTATTTAAGGCTGGCAATCCCTTCAGCGTGGAAGGCTCTGCAGGAGAGGTGCTGGGGAGGTTTGTCAAATGGAGGAAAGAGACCCTTTTACCACGCATCAGGCATGATGTTGGCCAACTGATCGT CGGTCGCTCCGGAGCGTACGGGAATGGGGTCCTGGGAATGGCCTTCGTGGGCACGGTCTGCTCTGTGGCTACCTCTGGAGGAATCAACGTG TTCAGTGGAGATGAACTGCCCTATGTCTCCACTGTGGTGGCCCATGAGATGGGCCATAACATGGGGATGAACCATGACAATGACCGCTGTAACTGTAATGGAGGTGCCTGTATCATGGCAGCATTTGCCAG TGGCTCTACCAAATTCAGCACCTGTAGCGGAGATGACTTTGAAAGGCTGATTATCCGTGGAGGTGGTGTGTGTTTGAAAAACCAGCCTTCCCAATCAGATGTGGTCGGCGTCGCCAAATGCGGCAATGGCTTAATAGAGGAAGAGGAGCAGTGCGACTGTGGCACACCAGAG GAGTGCAAGGACAAATGCTGTGATGCTGCCACTTGCAAATTTACTCGCGGTTCTGCTTGTGCTGGGGGCGACTGCTGTAGCAACTGTCAG ATCGAAGTGGCTGGAACGCCGTGCAGAGAGTCAGCAAACACCTGTGACCTTCCAGAGTACTGTAATGGCCGCAGTGCCTTCTGTCCTGAAGACTTTCACGTCATGGACGGCCTCCCCTGTCAAAGCAATGCCGCATACTGTTACGAGGGCCGCTGCCAAACTTATGATTACCAGTGCAAGAATCTCTTTGGACCAG CTGCAACAAAGGCGGCTGATATATGTTTTCAAACTGCAAATACAAGGGGGAATCTATTTGGAAACTGTGGAATAACCAGCAATGGACAATATATCAAGTGTAATGTAGC GAATGCCATGTGTGGAAAGGTGCAGTGTACCAATGTGGATGTCAACAACCCACCTCATGGTGCCCATGTCAGTATACAAATAGTTGATGGATCAAGCTGTGTAAATGCAGACTTCAACCTTGGCACTGATGTGCTGGATCCTGCCTACGTTAATAGTGGCAGTCCTTGTGCTGAAGGAAAG acATGCCAAGATTTTAAGTGCATGAATGCATCTGGTCTGCTGTCCAATTTGGACTGCGACGCCAAAAGCACGTGCAACAGCAATGGG GTATGTAATGACCAGGGGCACTGCCACTGTGATAACGGATGGGCCCCTCCCATCTGCGATAGGTCAGGGAGAGGTGGCAGCGTGGACAGTGGTCCCGCTCAGATAG ACTACTCACTCAGAAATGGCCTGTTGATCTTCTTCCTGCTGGTGGTGCCCATCCTGGTCCTCATCATTCTGGCGCTGCTCTATGTCTTCAGAAGAGATTCCTTGGATAGGTGCCTTAAAGGAAGCCGTGCTCGCCGTCACAG GGCACGTAATGCACAACATGGCCAAACAAATGGCAATACCACAGCAAATGCCACAACCAAGCGAGTTCCTCCAGCTAAG CCTGAAAGTCCACCTCCTAGCCAAGTTCAACTCCCTGG TTTCAGGTATGGTGAAACGGATTACTGGAACACAGACACAAATGCTGCTGCTACACATCCTCCAGCTCATCTACAGGGCCCTGGAGTCCCAAAACCAATCCCACCCAAGCAAACAACATAG